AAAGCCTTACAAGAGAGAGCGGATAACTTAAAGGCATAATAGCCTGCGCGCTTAAACGCCTCTAACGCTGACGCGAACCTCGAGTTGTTCGCGTAAGCCAGCACAAGCATATCAGCGAGAATCGAATTCACGCAGACGTTGTCACAGAGCGAGATCGCGTGGAAGATCGAGTGAATTGGATGATCGGATCGTTTCTTGACAAACCCATGGAGGAAAGATCGGATCTTAGAGTACTTTTTGGCGTTCGCGAGAGAGTGCAAGAGGTTAAACGTGAGCTCTAGCGATAGCGAGATGTTACGGTTGTTCGCTAACCAGATGTAGTAGCGGAGGCATAACTCTGGGTCAAGCTTGGAACTTATCAGCTGGTGAAAGAGTTCGTTGGGGTTTGTGTCTTTGACATGGAGTTTGAGGTTTGACCAGTGCTGCTTCTCTATGAGCTCGGCGATGACAGCTACGTCATCTCTAGGTGGGCAAGGGCTTTTGGGGATGGTAGATGAAGAAGAGCAGAGTGTACTAAGACGGGATAATTTCCTCGGGAAAACATCTTTAAGATCGGAGAATTTTCTCTTTGTAACAAAGGATTTGATTAGCATTTGATTCGACAtggagagaggctgagattttgaaatttagggttttaggatttTGTAATTCGAACCCACTCACTGAGTCACTAGTCATCTCCTTCGTTTTACCATTTTACCCAAACTGCAGGATACCTTTTCCTTTGCAAATGACATCCTCAAGTTTATATTGTTTTCCAGTACCATCTCGCAACTTGTCAATGcgattgaaacaaaaaatagtatttcaaactgaaaataaaaaaataaccttCATTAAAATTAATGTCAAAAGATTAGTATGCTATTCCACTTGTTAATAACAAACAAAATAGGCAAGTTGTCAATGCGATTGAAACAAAATCACGGCGAATCACATTGTCATTGCTATTAACACTCGAAAACATAGCTTTATACATATAAGTTTTGAAGGTTTTCGACTGTAAATTGAAATTagagtttttgtttcaaaaGTTGGAAATTTAAGAATGATGTTGaattttaggttgttttttttggaaaaaacgAATAGATAATGAAGAATCGTACCTAAAAAGATTGTTATAAGTCTTCTCTTCTCTAAGACGAGAAAAAAATCTAAGGTATcgattttctcttctttctatattgtttctaataaatatagatatatataaaaactaccAGTTTTTACACACAAGTGACAAGTTCTAACAAATCTTTTAATATTGTTGATGAAGGTGTTTAGTTGACGATTGTCTCTGACAGAAACATGTTGCACATTTTCAATATTTGTTTTCATCCCTAATGAACTCTCATAGCTAAGAGTTACATCTTTCACATGAAAATCAAAATCTTTAGCAATAATCTTTTAAGTAGATTTTCATAATACACATCGTCAAAagatatgtatttctatttttattaatagaAAGATCTCActcaattttttcttttaaagaccAATCTTCACTTACACCGTATATCATAACCATCTTCAGAAAACCAATCAAAAGATCTAAACAAAATGTTAAAGCTAAGTGAAAtaatcaacaatcaccactaactaattaaataatttatcgGCAACAAAATTCACTAAATAAATGTCATGGGCTACATACAAAGAATGTTAAcctacaaaccaaaaaaaagtcATGATATAATCAAAAACTGTTTATAAACATCCCAAAATCGATTCCACTCATCGCTTTTGTCAGAGGGGTTTGAAGCTTCGTCGCAGGGAAAGGGGTTTATTTCCTTCATCCCTTTTGTTTCTTCGTTCTCCTTTTCAAGATTAATAACATGATCagcgaatttttttttttaaataaaataatttactaatagcataaaacattcttttgaaaaccataaaacaaaattttattattctcaCTATAAGTTTATCCATTTGTTCAAGTGTTCAACATTTAATGCAATTTGATGGCAAAACTTTTTTCGTCGGAGATAATGGACAATGATAATTCCGATAATAGTTCCATAGTGGAACTGATGATGGTGGAACTGATGAAGGAGCTGACAGAAATCATCCAAGATGATAACGACATAGAGAGACGACGTGCTCAATTCAAAATTCaatctttttaatataatgtcaTTAAAGGATTAATAATGAGGATAACATGATAATTTTTCCTATTAGATGAAATCTAATTAAATCATTTTGGATTTTGTATACTAGATTACCTAAGGTTATTTCTCTTTAAAATATCAACTAGCTctattctttattttatatatatttttgggttATACAATTTTactattccattttttttccaatctcttgattcttcttcttcatcgtaAGAAAAGAGCTTaacatattaatatgaattagatctcgacccgcgcaaccgcgcaggtttttactttcatttattttatataaatattttgctttcaattctaaattggtatatattataatatatgtgtctatcaatttttaaaacataataagtttacggtatatttttttcattgaatatattgtttcaaactttcacatgtatttgaatcttcttctatatatattttttgaattattatttcattattaaaatcgtaactatagatataaaaattagtaaaaatattgctttattgtcatattcaaagatattgtaacattttacaaatttagaaagtttttaaaaaattaaaattttcgcttcatagatttatattatcaagtaaataattaaacatttaatttttgtttaatttttaaaataaactatatagtttaaaatttgttttcattggtttagggtaataaagattaatcattattagataatatgatttttcttatttaaaaaaaaaatctttataatttttaaagttaacatcaacaaatatttaaataattaacatatggaggtatagttttacgacattaaattatatttatttaatttatattatctataaattcaatggatcatttattgtttaaatccaattattgatatcccaataaaaatttctgttaggcccaaaatttaaatgataagattagagattaaatgtaacatgactttttagGAATAGGTCTATtaggtttatttttaaaaaaatcacacatgaatcaaagttgtgacttctgttttaatatatatgattatgcCTCTATATCATATCAACAAAaagagaaacacaaaaaaacTTGATAAAGTACAAAGAGCTCAAATTGTGTTATGGTTAGAAGAATATAATTTTGATGGAATTAAACATccactaaaattttgaaaaaagtttAATGGAAATAAAGTTATTTTCAATAATCTCTTTAACAGATTAAAGTGAGTCTTTAATGTTTTGGTTTACAACAAAATCTTTTCCCTTCACTTACTCTTTTGTAGCTACTTGTTTCTGACGAAGCGCTCTCCAACCAATATCACTCCTAAAGAAACCTCCAGGCCATTTGATCTCTTGTACCGCCATATACGCTCTTTCACGCGCCTCTTCCAAGTCTTTACCCTTCGCAGTGACCCCAAGAACACGTCCTCCACTCGCTACAACGTTCCCTTCTGAATCAAGATCCGTTCCTGCATGGAAAACCTTCACTCCTGGAGCAACTGCTTCAGCTTCTTCAAGGTTTCTGATGACTGAGCCTTTCTCATAAGCACCGGGGTAACCTTTGCTTGCCATTACAACCACCATTGCTGAATCTTTAGACCAATCAAGCGACACACCGCTTAGCTCGCCTTTACAAGCTGCTAACAAGATCTTAGCAAGGTCAGACTCTAGACGCATCATCAGTACCTGTATTTAAACAAGAAGCTCCAGTGTTTAGAAACAACCATGGTTCTATAAATTAGttaaacccaaaaactaaaattaaacccaagaactaaaaatatcttatataaatataaaaaatatataaaataaattaataattcgtTAACATCTACACCTCTAATCACTAGTCCTCTACAAAACGACTTGTTACCCGCCTAACGATTTTTTGAATATTGTAAACAACAGTCAAACTGAGACTAAACTAGTTTATTTTCATTACCTGACATTCTGGATCTCCAAACCGTACATTGAACTCAATCAGCTTAGGTAAACCGGACTTCTTCTCGATCATCAGACCAGCAAACAGAACACCAACAAACTTACAACCTTCTTCAGCCATTCCTTTAACAGTAGGATGAATTATAGACTCCATCACCACATCTTGCAGCTCCTTGGTCAAAACCGGTGCAGGAGAATAAGCTCCCATTCCTCCTGTGTTAGGACCCGTATCTCCATCTCCAACCCTCTTGTGGTCCTGAGCAGATTCAAGAGGAATGGCGTTTTCTCCATCCACAAGCGCGAAAAACGAAGCTTCTTCCCCCTCAAGAAACTCCTCCACGATCACCTGACATCCTGCCGAACCAAACACGCCTTTGACCAGCATCGAGTCAACAGCTTCGTAAGCCTCCTCTAGCTCCATGGCAACGGTGACTCCTTTCCCTGCTGCTAATCCGTCTGCTTTAATCACGATCGGTACGCCTTGCTCTTTAATGTATTCTTTCGCAGCAGATGCATCGCTAAATGTTTTGTACTGCATTTTGATTGAATGTATTAGTTGTTTAAACCACATCAAACTAGAATCCATATGATAAGATCAAAGCAACAAAACTGCTATTCTTATTCCAATTAACACAACAAGTAAACATTAACTGATGAGACACTCTCAACTCTCGACCAAACCATACAATCTACATTCAGTTCTAGATAGAATACAACTATAGCTAATAGTTGAACCAAGATTCTAATAGTGAAGGCAACAAACCTTAGCGGTAGGGATGTTGTACTTGTGGCAAAGATTCTTCATAAAGTTCTTGGAGCCTTCCAAAGCAGCGGCTTGAGAAGAAGGTCCGAACGTGAGGATACCGGCGCTAACAAGGTCGTTGGCGAGACCAGCAACGAGGGGAACTTCGGGACCAACAACCACTAAACCGACATTCTGTTTTTGGCAGAAAGAGATGACAGCTGAACTGTCTGATACGTCAAGGTCAGGCACGCAAGTAGCATCTCCGGAGCTCGTGATACCGGGGTTTCCAGGTGCGCATAACACAGAGCCGCAGGAAGGAGAGCGTTTTAAAGCGTGGCAAAGGGCGTGTTCTCTCCCTCCTCCGCCGATTACTAGAACAACAATGCTCTCTTCTGCACAATATAATACGCTTCTATCTCAAAACCTATTGGTGTTCAAGTTATAATCTCTCTACCATCACAATCAACAACTGAAGA
This region of Brassica napus cultivar Da-Ae chromosome C5, Da-Ae, whole genome shotgun sequence genomic DNA includes:
- the LOC106401586 gene encoding phosphoribosylamine--glycine ligase, chloroplastic, with product MSLCTFNLHPSSSSINLFCNNNNSNSPKPFLNSLGFATSASSPLAASLTFSTTNHAFSSRFSSNRIQRRKLWLRCVSTESDSSTSAVPGGAEESIVVLVIGGGGREHALCHALKRSPSCGSVLCAPGNPGITSSGDATCVPDLDVSDSSAVISFCQKQNVGLVVVGPEVPLVAGLANDLVSAGILTFGPSSQAAALEGSKNFMKNLCHKYNIPTAKYKTFSDASAAKEYIKEQGVPIVIKADGLAAGKGVTVAMELEEAYEAVDSMLVKGVFGSAGCQVIVEEFLEGEEASFFALVDGENAIPLESAQDHKRVGDGDTGPNTGGMGAYSPAPVLTKELQDVVMESIIHPTVKGMAEEGCKFVGVLFAGLMIEKKSGLPKLIEFNVRFGDPECQVLMMRLESDLAKILLAACKGELSGVSLDWSKDSAMVVVMASKGYPGAYEKGSVIRNLEEAEAVAPGVKVFHAGTDLDSEGNVVASGGRVLGVTAKGKDLEEARERAYMAVQEIKWPGGFFRSDIGWRALRQKQVATKE